In the Deltaproteobacteria bacterium genome, one interval contains:
- a CDS encoding glycosyltransferase family 4 protein, translating into MKIAQVAPLAESVPPRLYGGTERVVSYLTEELIKQGHEVTLFASGDSVTSARLVSPVDECIRLSKTYLNSIPHEYIMNEMISRESGNFDIIHFHTDYIHFPVSRREKYAHLTTLHGRLDLPELKNIYSEFNEIPVVSISYDQRSYLPQANWIGNAYHGLPTKLYNLNGDEGKYLAFLGRISPEKRPDRAIRIARLTGIPLKIAAKVDSVDTDYYESVIEPMLDNPLVEFIGEIGEDEKNDFLGNALALLFPIDWPEPFGLAMIESMACGTPVIAFNCGSVPEVVDDGKTGFIVNNMREAVEAVYKIQSLSRSKIRETFESRFSAAKMAGDYSLLYKKILKNSMIQEVA; encoded by the coding sequence ATGAAAATAGCTCAGGTTGCGCCTTTGGCTGAAAGCGTGCCGCCTAGACTTTACGGCGGCACGGAGAGAGTCGTTTCATATTTGACAGAAGAACTTATCAAACAGGGCCATGAGGTTACTTTATTCGCCAGCGGCGACTCCGTAACCAGCGCAAGGCTGGTGAGTCCCGTAGATGAGTGTATCAGACTAAGTAAAACCTACCTTAACTCTATTCCGCATGAATATATAATGAACGAGATGATATCGAGAGAGTCGGGTAATTTCGATATCATTCACTTTCATACCGATTATATTCATTTTCCGGTGTCGAGGCGTGAAAAATATGCTCATCTTACGACCCTTCACGGCAGGCTGGACCTTCCCGAGCTAAAAAATATATATAGCGAATTTAATGAGATTCCCGTAGTTTCCATATCTTATGATCAACGAAGCTATTTGCCTCAAGCTAATTGGATAGGTAATGCGTATCATGGTCTACCGACCAAACTATACAATCTCAACGGAGATGAAGGTAAATATCTGGCATTTCTGGGAAGAATTTCACCTGAGAAAAGACCGGACAGGGCAATCAGAATTGCCCGATTAACCGGCATCCCGCTAAAAATAGCGGCCAAAGTGGATAGTGTGGATACAGATTACTATGAAAGTGTAATTGAGCCCATGCTGGACAACCCCCTCGTGGAATTTATCGGGGAGATCGGCGAGGACGAGAAGAATGATTTTTTAGGGAATGCGCTGGCGCTGCTGTTTCCTATTGACTGGCCCGAGCCATTCGGCCTCGCAATGATTGAATCAATGGCCTGCGGGACACCGGTTATTGCCTTTAATTGCGGGTCAGTTCCCGAGGTAGTAGATGACGGTAAAACCGGGTTTATTGTGAATAATATGCGAGAAGCGGTGGAAGCTGTGTATAAAATACAATCGCTCTCAAGGAGTAAAATCAGAGAAACTTTTGAATCCCGCTTTTCAGCCGCTAAAATGGCCGGAGACTATTCACTCTTGTATAAAAAAATATTGAAGAACTCCATGATTCAGGAAGTAGCGTAA
- a CDS encoding amylo-alpha-1,6-glucosidase, translated as MYAANASPLHNQTRTLKHGDTFAVFNLWGDVSNYDRSYQGIYHQGTRYLSHLELQVEDKIPQLLNSTITYNNEKLLVDITNQKYKKNQTVIESNSLYISRSKFIWKGVCRELIRITNFGLHAVEFNMSIRFEADFSDIFEVRGARRDSRGRQRPVIKNSDSISFVYEGLDNKTRATNIKLSPEPNHIHDSIAFYNWKLEPGHSENLYIAISCNGLSNNKIDDLMSAHSNAWTETTKDLELYEQSRCHLTTSNEQFNNLLNRSFADLHIMLTPTESGIYPYAGVPWYATVFGRDGIITALQTLWIKPDIAKGVLSKLADTQATEIDSKKDSQPGKILHEMRDGEMAQLGEIPFKEYYGSIDSTPLFIILAGSYFEQTGDIDFIRTIWPNIQNALDWINEYGDIDRDGFVEYMSSSENGLRNQGWKDSHDSIFNEHGKLAEGPIALSEVQGYVYDARIKAGKIAEALGHSTLSKSLMHEAEQLKIKFNNVFWQDESATYALALDGNKSPCRVVSSNPGHCLFTEIADNNKASRLVEALMKEDMFTKWGIRTLSSNEVRYNPMSYHNGSIWPHDNSIIAGGFAKYGYKDYVIDILTAFFRASAFMELHRLPELYCGFNKKIEEGPTLYPVACSPQAWAIGSIFLLLQACLGISIDGVRKELKFSKPVLPSFLDRLKIQNLSVGDGFVDLEIRKYSTDVGINILKKPGSVTILVNK; from the coding sequence ATATATGCTGCTAATGCCTCTCCCTTGCATAATCAAACGCGTACCCTGAAACATGGAGACACTTTTGCCGTTTTTAACTTATGGGGCGACGTATCCAATTACGATCGGAGTTATCAAGGTATCTACCATCAGGGGACAAGATATTTATCGCATCTCGAACTCCAGGTCGAGGACAAAATTCCTCAATTATTAAATTCCACTATAACCTATAACAACGAAAAGTTATTGGTTGATATTACCAACCAGAAATATAAAAAAAATCAAACAGTTATTGAATCCAACAGTTTATATATCTCACGGTCAAAATTCATCTGGAAAGGGGTGTGTCGTGAGCTCATACGCATTACAAATTTCGGATTACATGCCGTTGAATTCAATATGTCGATCAGATTTGAGGCGGACTTCTCCGACATTTTTGAAGTCCGGGGTGCGAGAAGGGACTCCAGAGGCAGGCAGCGCCCGGTAATTAAAAATTCGGATTCTATTTCGTTCGTTTATGAAGGGCTTGACAATAAAACCCGTGCAACCAACATAAAATTATCTCCCGAGCCTAATCACATTCATGACTCAATTGCATTTTACAACTGGAAGCTGGAGCCGGGCCATTCCGAAAATTTATATATAGCTATTTCCTGTAACGGATTATCTAATAATAAAATCGATGATTTGATGTCCGCCCATAGTAATGCCTGGACGGAAACTACTAAAGACCTAGAGTTGTATGAACAGTCGAGGTGTCATTTAACAACTTCCAATGAGCAATTTAACAACCTGCTTAACCGATCTTTTGCGGATCTCCACATTATGTTGACCCCAACAGAGTCCGGTATATACCCATACGCCGGTGTCCCGTGGTATGCGACAGTTTTTGGCAGAGACGGTATTATCACAGCTCTGCAGACTTTGTGGATCAAGCCTGATATAGCAAAGGGCGTACTATCCAAATTAGCTGATACCCAGGCTACCGAGATTGATAGCAAGAAGGATTCACAGCCGGGAAAGATATTACATGAAATGAGAGACGGTGAGATGGCGCAGCTGGGTGAAATCCCTTTCAAGGAATATTACGGTTCCATAGATTCAACCCCTCTCTTTATAATATTGGCGGGTTCTTATTTCGAGCAGACGGGTGATATAGATTTTATCAGAACAATATGGCCGAATATTCAGAACGCGCTTGACTGGATAAATGAATATGGCGATATAGATCGAGACGGTTTTGTGGAATATATGTCAAGCTCGGAGAACGGTCTCAGAAATCAGGGTTGGAAAGACTCCCATGATTCGATTTTTAATGAACACGGCAAGTTGGCGGAAGGTCCGATCGCGCTTAGTGAAGTACAGGGATATGTCTACGATGCCAGGATTAAAGCCGGTAAAATTGCAGAAGCGCTGGGTCATTCAACTTTATCGAAATCTTTAATGCATGAAGCTGAACAACTTAAAATTAAATTCAATAATGTTTTTTGGCAGGATGAGTCCGCAACCTATGCATTGGCGTTGGATGGGAATAAATCACCATGCCGGGTCGTCTCTTCAAATCCGGGTCACTGTCTGTTCACTGAAATCGCCGATAATAATAAGGCTTCGCGGCTGGTTGAAGCGTTAATGAAAGAAGATATGTTTACAAAATGGGGCATAAGAACTCTATCGTCCAATGAAGTACGCTATAACCCGATGTCGTATCATAATGGGTCTATATGGCCGCACGACAACTCCATTATTGCTGGCGGATTCGCAAAATATGGATATAAGGATTACGTTATAGATATATTGACTGCGTTCTTTAGAGCCTCTGCCTTCATGGAGCTCCATAGGCTGCCTGAGCTTTACTGTGGATTTAACAAGAAAATAGAAGAAGGTCCGACTTTGTACCCTGTCGCGTGCTCACCTCAGGCCTGGGCGATTGGCTCGATATTTTTGTTATTGCAGGCCTGCTTGGGTATATCGATTGACGGGGTGAGAAAAGAGCTTAAGTTCTCCAAGCCTGTTTTACCGTCGTTTCTGGATCGGCTTAAGATTCAAAATTTGTCGGTTGGTGACGGTTTTGTTGATTTGGAAATCAGAAAATACTCTACTGACGTGGGAATAAATATTTTGAAAAAACCCGGATCGGTTACCATACTGGTAAATAAGTAA
- a CDS encoding sigma-70 family RNA polymerase sigma factor → MKYSELDTMEIGAKNFSEKFDENADPQESGNDTDFDFEENISDLTNEGPEISRKPRHDKIPDEQFRILNDYFRDISKEQLLTRREEVEIPAKIKKCEYKMEQIRDLLDSFHANSKNGNSRKNGNPYQKKNEDRLNASLRAYSIRAKKLKQRFASANLRLVISIAKRYVNHGLPFLDLIQEGNIGLMRAIERYDHTKGYRFSTYASWWIYQSITRAILVHRGAVRVPVYLLEVTNRVYRSRSVILKESGKNPTPEQISEHSGVSIKYVKRILKITGDSVSLDSPVDGEKRTLYDFIENEDSISPDYIVVDHELKQSVRNSLSLLSAKEEEVLRMRFGIDRSDTVTLDDIGKKFKLTRERIRQIEKKALRKLSVSKMKESLRNFRR, encoded by the coding sequence ATGAAATATAGCGAACTGGATACGATGGAGATTGGGGCTAAAAATTTTTCAGAAAAATTCGATGAGAACGCCGATCCGCAGGAGTCAGGAAACGATACGGACTTCGATTTTGAAGAAAATATATCCGACTTAACGAATGAGGGACCGGAGATTTCGCGTAAACCGAGACATGATAAAATACCGGATGAACAGTTCCGGATACTCAACGATTACTTCAGAGATATTTCTAAAGAGCAGTTACTGACCCGGAGGGAAGAGGTTGAGATCCCGGCGAAAATCAAGAAATGCGAGTACAAAATGGAGCAAATCAGGGACTTGCTTGATTCTTTCCACGCAAATTCAAAAAACGGAAATAGCCGGAAGAATGGGAACCCGTATCAAAAGAAAAATGAAGACAGGCTAAACGCTTCACTCAGAGCTTATTCGATAAGAGCAAAGAAGTTAAAACAGAGATTTGCAAGCGCCAACCTCCGTCTGGTAATAAGCATTGCCAAACGATATGTTAATCATGGCCTCCCGTTTCTGGATCTCATCCAGGAGGGCAACATCGGACTGATGAGGGCGATTGAAAGATACGATCACACAAAGGGCTACAGATTTTCGACCTATGCGTCGTGGTGGATATATCAATCAATAACCAGGGCGATTCTGGTCCACAGAGGGGCCGTCAGAGTGCCTGTATATTTGCTCGAAGTGACAAACAGGGTTTACAGAAGCAGGTCCGTCATATTAAAGGAGTCGGGCAAAAACCCCACCCCGGAACAGATTTCCGAGCACTCGGGTGTTTCAATTAAATATGTTAAACGAATATTAAAAATCACCGGCGACTCCGTAAGCCTGGATTCACCGGTAGACGGTGAAAAAAGGACGCTCTATGATTTCATCGAGAACGAGGACTCCATTTCACCGGATTACATAGTCGTAGATCATGAATTAAAGCAAAGCGTTCGAAATTCCCTGTCCCTGCTATCCGCAAAGGAAGAAGAAGTCCTGAGAATGAGATTCGGCATAGACAGAAGCGATACCGTAACACTCGACGATATAGGGAAGAAATTCAAGCTTACGAGAGAAAGAATAAGGCAGATTGAGAAAAAGGCCTTGAGGAAGCTTTCCGTCTCTAAGATGAAAGAGTCCCTGAGAAATTTCCGCAGATAG